A single Phaenicophaeus curvirostris isolate KB17595 chromosome 26, BPBGC_Pcur_1.0, whole genome shotgun sequence DNA region contains:
- the FMNL1 gene encoding formin-like protein 1 isoform X6 yields MGNAAGGLEGPGGRDPRPQAAAPPAAAPPMPGSAELEQRFERALNSMNLPPDKMQLLNQYDNEKKWELICDQERFQVKNPPSAYIQKLKSYLDTGGVSRKVRAPPSTPCPHPGLGMGTVPMALLVLQFKRRVQESTQVLRELEISLRTNYIGWVQEFLNEENKGLDVLLEYLAFAQCSVAYDMESAENGSPGSDKGKVLERSLEDLSKSNSSSPTQGASKMRQLTVRLNPSHSRKALRNSRLVSQKDDVHLCIMCLRAIMNYQSGFSLVMNHPACVNEITLSLNNKNARTKALVLELLAAVCLVRGGHDIILAAFDNFKEVCGEKNRFEKLMEYFRNEDTNIDFMVACMQFINIVVHSVENMNFRVFLQYEFTHLGLDHYLESLRLTESDKLQVQIQAYLDNVFDVGAMLEDSETKTAVLEHMEELQEHVNQLTEKLQDAENDSMAKIAELEKQLSQARRELEALREQLSPPRPPSPPAPQPQECYRLALERRLVELEEKGLVQILRGPDGDVAIEIVPVVIETPAAPVVTGEATTTGTATGTDAPSPSSPPAPAPLLPPPPPPPPLPGAEPVPPPPPAPPLPAGTGPPPAPPLPGVPVPPPPPLGGPGTPIPPPPPPPPLGGDPPAGPVAPPAASGAVKVKKPIQTKFRMPVFNWVALKPSQIDGTVFNELNDEKVLQELDMSDFEEHFKTKAQGPSLDISALKVKATQKAPSKVTLMESNRAKNLAITLRKGGRSVQDICTAIETYDQQALSLDFLELLLRFLPTEYERTLIGKFEREQKPLEELSDEDQFMIRFSKIPRLAERMNVMIFLGNFNDTAQLLMPQLNAIIAASMSLKASSKLRNILEIVLAFGNYMNSSKRGAAYGFRLQSLDALLEMKSTDRKQTLLHYLVRVITEKYPELTGFHTELHFLDKAGAVSLDSVLQDVRSLQQGMELTRKEFMRQDDSPVLKEFLKVNSEVMEKLQADSKTAKEAYESAVEYFGENPKTCPPTTFFPMFMRFIRAYKKAEQDIELWKKQEAAAKEAESGSPGSEERPELPIQRAKRQQMDMIAELKKKQMVKEPLIYEGKDGAIEDIISALKTVPFTARTGKRSSRLFCDVSFNEESPL; encoded by the exons AACTCCATGAACCTGCCCCCCGACAAGATGCAGCTACTCAACCAGTATGACAACGAGAAGAAGTGGGAGCTCATCTGCGACCAG GAGCGTTTCCAGGTGAAAAACCCACCATCTGCCTACATCCAGAAGCTGAAGAGCTACTTGGACACGGGTGGTGTAAGCAGGAAGGTGAGGGCTCCCCCTTCcaccccttgtccccatcctgggTTGGGCATGGGGACAGTGCCAATGGCTCTCCTCGTCCTCCAGTTCAAGAGGCGAGTGCAGGAGTCGACACAAGTGCTCCGGGAGCTGGAGATTTCCTTGAGGACCAACTACATCGG CTGGGTCCAGGAGTTCCTCAACGAGGAGAACAAGGGGCTGGACGTGCTGCTGGAGTACCTCGCCTTCGCCCAGTGCTCTGTCGC GTACGACATGGAGAGTGCCGAGAACGGTAGCCCAGGCTCTgacaagggcaaggtcctgGAGCGGTCGCTGGAGGACCTGAGCAAAAGCAACTCCTCCTCGCCCACCCAGGGCGCCTCCAAAATGCGGCAACTCACTGTCAG GCTGAACCCCTCGCACAGCAGGAAGGCGCTGAGGAACTCCCGCCTCGTCAGCCAGAAGGACGACGTCCACCTCTGCATCATGTGTCTCCGAGCCATCATGAACTACCAG TCTGGCTTCAGCCTGGTGATGAACCACCCAGCCTGCGTCAACGAGATCACCCTGAGCCTCAACAACAAGAACGCCAG GACCAAGGCGctggtgctggagctgctggctgctgtCTGTCTGGTCCGAGGTGGCCACGACATCATCCTGGCCGCCTTCGACAACTTCAAGGAG GTCTGCGGGGAGAAGAACCGCTTCGAGAAGCTGATGGAGTATTTCCGAAACGAGGACACCAACATCGACTTCATG GTGGCCTGCATGCAGTTCATCAACATCGTGGTGCACTCGGTGGAGAACATGAACTTCCGCGTCTTCCTGCAGTACGAGTTCACCCACCTGGGGCTGGATCACTACCTGGAG AGCCTGCGTCTCACCGAGAGCGACAAGCTGCAGGTGCAGATCCAAGCCTACCTGGACAACGTCTTTGACGTGGGGGCCATGCTGGAGGACTCGGAGACCAAGACGGCCGTGCTGGAGCACatggaggagctgcaggagcacgTCAACCAG TTGACGGAGAAGCTGCAGGATGCGGAGAACGACTCCATGGCCAAGATAGcggagctggagaagcagctgagccAGGCGCGGCGAGAGCTGGAGGCGCTGCGG gagcagctgagccCACCACGGCCACCCAGCCCGccggccccgcagccccagGAATGTTACCGGCTGGCGCTAGAGCGAcggctggtggagctggaggagaaggggttGGTGCAGATCCTGCGTGGGCCCGATGGAGATGTCGCCATCGAAATTGTCCCCGTCGTCATAGAAACCCCGGCAGCCCCCGTGGTTACTGGAGAGGCCACCACCACTGGCACTGCCACCGGCACAG ATGCTCCATCACCGTCTTCCCCGCCAGCGCCTGCCCCACTTCTgccgccccctcctcctcctccgccacTGCCGGGGGCTGAGCCCGTCCCCCCACCACCCCCTGCGCCCCCGCTGCCTGCAGGCACCGGccccccaccagcccctccACTCCCAGGTGTCCCCGTGCCACCCCCGCCACCCCTGGGGGGGCCGGGGACCCCCATACCAccccctccaccacctccaccccTCGGTGGGGACCCTCCAGCCGGGCCGGTGGCCCCTCCTGCTGCCAGTGGTGCCG TGAAGGTGAAGAAGCCGATCCAGACCAAGTTCCGCATGCCTGTCTTCAACTGGGTGGCGCTGAAGCCAAGCCAGATCGATGGCACCGTCTTCAACGAGCTCAACGATGAGAAGGTGCTGCAG GAGCTCGACATGAGTGACTTTGAGGAGCACTTCAAGACCAAGGCACAAGGCCCCAGCTTGGACATCAGTGCCCTCAAGGTGAAGGCCACTCAGAAGGCTCCCAGCAAGGTCACCCTCATGGAGTCCAACAGAGCCAAGAACTTGGCCATCACCCTCCGCAAGGGCGGCCGCAGCGTCCAGGACATCTGCACGGCCATTGAGAC ATACGACCAGCAAGCCCTGAGCCTTGActttctggagctgctgctgcgcTTCCTCCCCACCGAGTATGAGCGGACGCTCATTGGGAAGTTTGAGCGGGAGCAGAAGCCACTGGAGGAGCTCTCGGACGAGGACCAGTTCATGATCCGCTTCAGCAAGATCCCGCGCCTGGCCGAGCGCATGAACGTCATGATCTTCCTGGGCAACTTCAACGACACGGCCCAGCTGCTGATGCCG CAACTCAATGCCATCATCGCCGCCTCCATGTCCCTCAAGGCCTCCAGCAAACTGCGCAACATCCTCGAG ATTGTCCTGGCCTTCGGCAACTACATGAACAGCAGCAAGCGTGGGGCAGCCTACGGCTTCCGACTGCAGAGCCTCGATGCG ctgctggagaTGAAGTCAACAGACCGCAAGCAAACGCTGCTGCACTACCTGGTGCGAGTGATCACGGAGAAGTACCCCGAGCTGACCGGCTTCCACACGGAGCTGCACTTCCTTGACAAGGCGGGCGCAG TGTCCCTGGACAGCGTGTTACAGGACGTGCGGAGCCTGCAGCAGGGCATGGAGCTGACCCGCAAGGAATTCATGCGGCAGGACGACAGCCCCGTGCTCAAGGAGTTCCTCAAGGTCAACTCGGAGGTGATGGAGAAGCTGCAGGCCGACAGCAAAACCgccaag GAGGCGTACGAGTCGGCCGTGGAGTACTTCGGAGAGAACCCCAAGACCTGTCCCCCCACCACCTTCTTCCCCATGTTCATGCGCTTCATCAGAGCCTACAAG aaagcagagcaggacatCGAGCTGTGGAAGAAACAAGAGGCCGCGGCCAAAGAGGCAGAATCCGGCTCCCCCGGCAGCGAGGAGCGGCCCGAG CTGCCCATCCAGAGAGCCAAGCGGCAGCAGATGGACATGATCGCCGAGCTGAAGAAGAAGCAGATGGTGAAGGAGCCGCTTATCTACGAAGGAAAAGATGGAGCCATCGAGGACATTATTTCAG CTCTGAAAACCGTTCCTTTCACGGCTCGGACGGGCAAGCGCTCGTCCCGGCTCTTCTGCGACGTGAGCTTCAACGAGGAGAGTCCTCTGTAG
- the FMNL1 gene encoding formin-like protein 1 isoform X3 has product MGNAAGGLEGPGGRDPRPQAAAPPAAAPPMPGSAELEQRFERALNSMNLPPDKMQLLNQYDNEKKWELICDQERFQVKNPPSAYIQKLKSYLDTGGVSRKFKRRVQESTQVLRELEISLRTNYIGWVQEFLNEENKGLDVLLEYLAFAQCSVAYDMESAENGSPGSDKGKVLERSLEDLSKSNSSSPTQGASKMRQLTVSCCLSNQHIHTLLRHIHPSVPCSALGSDGDSSPRSPGTSCPPRLNPSHSRKALRNSRLVSQKDDVHLCIMCLRAIMNYQSGFSLVMNHPACVNEITLSLNNKNARTKALVLELLAAVCLVRGGHDIILAAFDNFKEVCGEKNRFEKLMEYFRNEDTNIDFMVACMQFINIVVHSVENMNFRVFLQYEFTHLGLDHYLESLRLTESDKLQVQIQAYLDNVFDVGAMLEDSETKTAVLEHMEELQEHVNQLTEKLQDAENDSMAKIAELEKQLSQARRELEALREQLSPPRPPSPPAPQPQECYRLALERRLVELEEKGLVQILRGPDGDVAIEIVPVVIETPAAPVVTGEATTTGTATGTDAPSPSSPPAPAPLLPPPPPPPPLPGAEPVPPPPPAPPLPAGTGPPPAPPLPGVPVPPPPPLGGPGTPIPPPPPPPPLGGDPPAGPVAPPAASGAVKVKKPIQTKFRMPVFNWVALKPSQIDGTVFNELNDEKVLQELDMSDFEEHFKTKAQGPSLDISALKVKATQKAPSKVTLMESNRAKNLAITLRKGGRSVQDICTAIETYDQQALSLDFLELLLRFLPTEYERTLIGKFEREQKPLEELSDEDQFMIRFSKIPRLAERMNVMIFLGNFNDTAQLLMPQLNAIIAASMSLKASSKLRNILEIVLAFGNYMNSSKRGAAYGFRLQSLDALLEMKSTDRKQTLLHYLVRVITEKYPELTGFHTELHFLDKAGAVSLDSVLQDVRSLQQGMELTRKEFMRQDDSPVLKEFLKVNSEVMEKLQADSKTAKEAYESAVEYFGENPKTCPPTTFFPMFMRFIRAYKKAEQDIELWKKQEAAAKEAESGSPGSEERPELPIQRAKRQQMDMIAELKKKQMVKEPLIYEGKDGAIEDIISDLRNNPYRRADKGRGSAKKRAAGQSLQATPDISL; this is encoded by the exons AACTCCATGAACCTGCCCCCCGACAAGATGCAGCTACTCAACCAGTATGACAACGAGAAGAAGTGGGAGCTCATCTGCGACCAG GAGCGTTTCCAGGTGAAAAACCCACCATCTGCCTACATCCAGAAGCTGAAGAGCTACTTGGACACGGGTGGTGTAAGCAGGAAG TTCAAGAGGCGAGTGCAGGAGTCGACACAAGTGCTCCGGGAGCTGGAGATTTCCTTGAGGACCAACTACATCGG CTGGGTCCAGGAGTTCCTCAACGAGGAGAACAAGGGGCTGGACGTGCTGCTGGAGTACCTCGCCTTCGCCCAGTGCTCTGTCGC GTACGACATGGAGAGTGCCGAGAACGGTAGCCCAGGCTCTgacaagggcaaggtcctgGAGCGGTCGCTGGAGGACCTGAGCAAAAGCAACTCCTCCTCGCCCACCCAGGGCGCCTCCAAAATGCGGCAACTCACTGTCAG ctgctgcctctcGAACCAGCACATCCACACCCTCCTCCGCCACATCCACCCCAGCGTCCCCTGCAGCGCCCTGGGCAGCGATGGGGACAGTAGCCCCAGGTCACCTGGCACCTCCTGCCCGCCCCG GCTGAACCCCTCGCACAGCAGGAAGGCGCTGAGGAACTCCCGCCTCGTCAGCCAGAAGGACGACGTCCACCTCTGCATCATGTGTCTCCGAGCCATCATGAACTACCAG TCTGGCTTCAGCCTGGTGATGAACCACCCAGCCTGCGTCAACGAGATCACCCTGAGCCTCAACAACAAGAACGCCAG GACCAAGGCGctggtgctggagctgctggctgctgtCTGTCTGGTCCGAGGTGGCCACGACATCATCCTGGCCGCCTTCGACAACTTCAAGGAG GTCTGCGGGGAGAAGAACCGCTTCGAGAAGCTGATGGAGTATTTCCGAAACGAGGACACCAACATCGACTTCATG GTGGCCTGCATGCAGTTCATCAACATCGTGGTGCACTCGGTGGAGAACATGAACTTCCGCGTCTTCCTGCAGTACGAGTTCACCCACCTGGGGCTGGATCACTACCTGGAG AGCCTGCGTCTCACCGAGAGCGACAAGCTGCAGGTGCAGATCCAAGCCTACCTGGACAACGTCTTTGACGTGGGGGCCATGCTGGAGGACTCGGAGACCAAGACGGCCGTGCTGGAGCACatggaggagctgcaggagcacgTCAACCAG TTGACGGAGAAGCTGCAGGATGCGGAGAACGACTCCATGGCCAAGATAGcggagctggagaagcagctgagccAGGCGCGGCGAGAGCTGGAGGCGCTGCGG gagcagctgagccCACCACGGCCACCCAGCCCGccggccccgcagccccagGAATGTTACCGGCTGGCGCTAGAGCGAcggctggtggagctggaggagaaggggttGGTGCAGATCCTGCGTGGGCCCGATGGAGATGTCGCCATCGAAATTGTCCCCGTCGTCATAGAAACCCCGGCAGCCCCCGTGGTTACTGGAGAGGCCACCACCACTGGCACTGCCACCGGCACAG ATGCTCCATCACCGTCTTCCCCGCCAGCGCCTGCCCCACTTCTgccgccccctcctcctcctccgccacTGCCGGGGGCTGAGCCCGTCCCCCCACCACCCCCTGCGCCCCCGCTGCCTGCAGGCACCGGccccccaccagcccctccACTCCCAGGTGTCCCCGTGCCACCCCCGCCACCCCTGGGGGGGCCGGGGACCCCCATACCAccccctccaccacctccaccccTCGGTGGGGACCCTCCAGCCGGGCCGGTGGCCCCTCCTGCTGCCAGTGGTGCCG TGAAGGTGAAGAAGCCGATCCAGACCAAGTTCCGCATGCCTGTCTTCAACTGGGTGGCGCTGAAGCCAAGCCAGATCGATGGCACCGTCTTCAACGAGCTCAACGATGAGAAGGTGCTGCAG GAGCTCGACATGAGTGACTTTGAGGAGCACTTCAAGACCAAGGCACAAGGCCCCAGCTTGGACATCAGTGCCCTCAAGGTGAAGGCCACTCAGAAGGCTCCCAGCAAGGTCACCCTCATGGAGTCCAACAGAGCCAAGAACTTGGCCATCACCCTCCGCAAGGGCGGCCGCAGCGTCCAGGACATCTGCACGGCCATTGAGAC ATACGACCAGCAAGCCCTGAGCCTTGActttctggagctgctgctgcgcTTCCTCCCCACCGAGTATGAGCGGACGCTCATTGGGAAGTTTGAGCGGGAGCAGAAGCCACTGGAGGAGCTCTCGGACGAGGACCAGTTCATGATCCGCTTCAGCAAGATCCCGCGCCTGGCCGAGCGCATGAACGTCATGATCTTCCTGGGCAACTTCAACGACACGGCCCAGCTGCTGATGCCG CAACTCAATGCCATCATCGCCGCCTCCATGTCCCTCAAGGCCTCCAGCAAACTGCGCAACATCCTCGAG ATTGTCCTGGCCTTCGGCAACTACATGAACAGCAGCAAGCGTGGGGCAGCCTACGGCTTCCGACTGCAGAGCCTCGATGCG ctgctggagaTGAAGTCAACAGACCGCAAGCAAACGCTGCTGCACTACCTGGTGCGAGTGATCACGGAGAAGTACCCCGAGCTGACCGGCTTCCACACGGAGCTGCACTTCCTTGACAAGGCGGGCGCAG TGTCCCTGGACAGCGTGTTACAGGACGTGCGGAGCCTGCAGCAGGGCATGGAGCTGACCCGCAAGGAATTCATGCGGCAGGACGACAGCCCCGTGCTCAAGGAGTTCCTCAAGGTCAACTCGGAGGTGATGGAGAAGCTGCAGGCCGACAGCAAAACCgccaag GAGGCGTACGAGTCGGCCGTGGAGTACTTCGGAGAGAACCCCAAGACCTGTCCCCCCACCACCTTCTTCCCCATGTTCATGCGCTTCATCAGAGCCTACAAG aaagcagagcaggacatCGAGCTGTGGAAGAAACAAGAGGCCGCGGCCAAAGAGGCAGAATCCGGCTCCCCCGGCAGCGAGGAGCGGCCCGAG CTGCCCATCCAGAGAGCCAAGCGGCAGCAGATGGACATGATCGCCGAGCTGAAGAAGAAGCAGATGGTGAAGGAGCCGCTTATCTACGAAGGAAAAGATGGAGCCATCGAGGACATTATTTCAG ATCTGCGGAACAACCCTTACCGGCGCGCAGACAAGGGCCGCGGCAGCGCCAAGAAACGAGCCGCGGGGCAGAGCCTGCAGGCGACGCCGGACATCTCGCTGTGA
- the FMNL1 gene encoding formin-like protein 1 isoform X5, which produces MGNAAGGLEGPGGRDPRPQAAAPPAAAPPMPGSAELEQRFERALNSMNLPPDKMQLLNQYDNEKKWELICDQERFQVKNPPSAYIQKLKSYLDTGGVSRKFKRRVQESTQVLRELEISLRTNYIGWVQEFLNEENKGLDVLLEYLAFAQCSVAYDMESAENGSPGSDKGKVLERSLEDLSKSNSSSPTQGASKMRQLTVRLNPSHSRKALRNSRLVSQKDDVHLCIMCLRAIMNYQSGFSLVMNHPACVNEITLSLNNKNARTKALVLELLAAVCLVRGGHDIILAAFDNFKEVCGEKNRFEKLMEYFRNEDTNIDFMVACMQFINIVVHSVENMNFRVFLQYEFTHLGLDHYLESLRLTESDKLQVQIQAYLDNVFDVGAMLEDSETKTAVLEHMEELQEHVNQLTEKLQDAENDSMAKIAELEKQLSQARRELEALREQLSPPRPPSPPAPQPQECYRLALERRLVELEEKGLVQILRGPDGDVAIEIVPVVIETPAAPVVTGEATTTGTATGTDAPSPSSPPAPAPLLPPPPPPPPLPGAEPVPPPPPAPPLPAGTGPPPAPPLPGVPVPPPPPLGGPGTPIPPPPPPPPLGGDPPAGPVAPPAASGAVKVKKPIQTKFRMPVFNWVALKPSQIDGTVFNELNDEKVLQELDMSDFEEHFKTKAQGPSLDISALKVKATQKAPSKVTLMESNRAKNLAITLRKGGRSVQDICTAIETYDQQALSLDFLELLLRFLPTEYERTLIGKFEREQKPLEELSDEDQFMIRFSKIPRLAERMNVMIFLGNFNDTAQLLMPQLNAIIAASMSLKASSKLRNILEIVLAFGNYMNSSKRGAAYGFRLQSLDALLEMKSTDRKQTLLHYLVRVITEKYPELTGFHTELHFLDKAGAVSLDSVLQDVRSLQQGMELTRKEFMRQDDSPVLKEFLKVNSEVMEKLQADSKTAKEAYESAVEYFGENPKTCPPTTFFPMFMRFIRAYKKAEQDIELWKKQEAAAKEAESGSPGSEERPELPIQRAKRQQMDMIAELKKKQMVKEPLIYEGKDGAIEDIISDLRNNPYRRADKGRGSAKKRAAGQSLQATPDISL; this is translated from the exons AACTCCATGAACCTGCCCCCCGACAAGATGCAGCTACTCAACCAGTATGACAACGAGAAGAAGTGGGAGCTCATCTGCGACCAG GAGCGTTTCCAGGTGAAAAACCCACCATCTGCCTACATCCAGAAGCTGAAGAGCTACTTGGACACGGGTGGTGTAAGCAGGAAG TTCAAGAGGCGAGTGCAGGAGTCGACACAAGTGCTCCGGGAGCTGGAGATTTCCTTGAGGACCAACTACATCGG CTGGGTCCAGGAGTTCCTCAACGAGGAGAACAAGGGGCTGGACGTGCTGCTGGAGTACCTCGCCTTCGCCCAGTGCTCTGTCGC GTACGACATGGAGAGTGCCGAGAACGGTAGCCCAGGCTCTgacaagggcaaggtcctgGAGCGGTCGCTGGAGGACCTGAGCAAAAGCAACTCCTCCTCGCCCACCCAGGGCGCCTCCAAAATGCGGCAACTCACTGTCAG GCTGAACCCCTCGCACAGCAGGAAGGCGCTGAGGAACTCCCGCCTCGTCAGCCAGAAGGACGACGTCCACCTCTGCATCATGTGTCTCCGAGCCATCATGAACTACCAG TCTGGCTTCAGCCTGGTGATGAACCACCCAGCCTGCGTCAACGAGATCACCCTGAGCCTCAACAACAAGAACGCCAG GACCAAGGCGctggtgctggagctgctggctgctgtCTGTCTGGTCCGAGGTGGCCACGACATCATCCTGGCCGCCTTCGACAACTTCAAGGAG GTCTGCGGGGAGAAGAACCGCTTCGAGAAGCTGATGGAGTATTTCCGAAACGAGGACACCAACATCGACTTCATG GTGGCCTGCATGCAGTTCATCAACATCGTGGTGCACTCGGTGGAGAACATGAACTTCCGCGTCTTCCTGCAGTACGAGTTCACCCACCTGGGGCTGGATCACTACCTGGAG AGCCTGCGTCTCACCGAGAGCGACAAGCTGCAGGTGCAGATCCAAGCCTACCTGGACAACGTCTTTGACGTGGGGGCCATGCTGGAGGACTCGGAGACCAAGACGGCCGTGCTGGAGCACatggaggagctgcaggagcacgTCAACCAG TTGACGGAGAAGCTGCAGGATGCGGAGAACGACTCCATGGCCAAGATAGcggagctggagaagcagctgagccAGGCGCGGCGAGAGCTGGAGGCGCTGCGG gagcagctgagccCACCACGGCCACCCAGCCCGccggccccgcagccccagGAATGTTACCGGCTGGCGCTAGAGCGAcggctggtggagctggaggagaaggggttGGTGCAGATCCTGCGTGGGCCCGATGGAGATGTCGCCATCGAAATTGTCCCCGTCGTCATAGAAACCCCGGCAGCCCCCGTGGTTACTGGAGAGGCCACCACCACTGGCACTGCCACCGGCACAG ATGCTCCATCACCGTCTTCCCCGCCAGCGCCTGCCCCACTTCTgccgccccctcctcctcctccgccacTGCCGGGGGCTGAGCCCGTCCCCCCACCACCCCCTGCGCCCCCGCTGCCTGCAGGCACCGGccccccaccagcccctccACTCCCAGGTGTCCCCGTGCCACCCCCGCCACCCCTGGGGGGGCCGGGGACCCCCATACCAccccctccaccacctccaccccTCGGTGGGGACCCTCCAGCCGGGCCGGTGGCCCCTCCTGCTGCCAGTGGTGCCG TGAAGGTGAAGAAGCCGATCCAGACCAAGTTCCGCATGCCTGTCTTCAACTGGGTGGCGCTGAAGCCAAGCCAGATCGATGGCACCGTCTTCAACGAGCTCAACGATGAGAAGGTGCTGCAG GAGCTCGACATGAGTGACTTTGAGGAGCACTTCAAGACCAAGGCACAAGGCCCCAGCTTGGACATCAGTGCCCTCAAGGTGAAGGCCACTCAGAAGGCTCCCAGCAAGGTCACCCTCATGGAGTCCAACAGAGCCAAGAACTTGGCCATCACCCTCCGCAAGGGCGGCCGCAGCGTCCAGGACATCTGCACGGCCATTGAGAC ATACGACCAGCAAGCCCTGAGCCTTGActttctggagctgctgctgcgcTTCCTCCCCACCGAGTATGAGCGGACGCTCATTGGGAAGTTTGAGCGGGAGCAGAAGCCACTGGAGGAGCTCTCGGACGAGGACCAGTTCATGATCCGCTTCAGCAAGATCCCGCGCCTGGCCGAGCGCATGAACGTCATGATCTTCCTGGGCAACTTCAACGACACGGCCCAGCTGCTGATGCCG CAACTCAATGCCATCATCGCCGCCTCCATGTCCCTCAAGGCCTCCAGCAAACTGCGCAACATCCTCGAG ATTGTCCTGGCCTTCGGCAACTACATGAACAGCAGCAAGCGTGGGGCAGCCTACGGCTTCCGACTGCAGAGCCTCGATGCG ctgctggagaTGAAGTCAACAGACCGCAAGCAAACGCTGCTGCACTACCTGGTGCGAGTGATCACGGAGAAGTACCCCGAGCTGACCGGCTTCCACACGGAGCTGCACTTCCTTGACAAGGCGGGCGCAG TGTCCCTGGACAGCGTGTTACAGGACGTGCGGAGCCTGCAGCAGGGCATGGAGCTGACCCGCAAGGAATTCATGCGGCAGGACGACAGCCCCGTGCTCAAGGAGTTCCTCAAGGTCAACTCGGAGGTGATGGAGAAGCTGCAGGCCGACAGCAAAACCgccaag GAGGCGTACGAGTCGGCCGTGGAGTACTTCGGAGAGAACCCCAAGACCTGTCCCCCCACCACCTTCTTCCCCATGTTCATGCGCTTCATCAGAGCCTACAAG aaagcagagcaggacatCGAGCTGTGGAAGAAACAAGAGGCCGCGGCCAAAGAGGCAGAATCCGGCTCCCCCGGCAGCGAGGAGCGGCCCGAG CTGCCCATCCAGAGAGCCAAGCGGCAGCAGATGGACATGATCGCCGAGCTGAAGAAGAAGCAGATGGTGAAGGAGCCGCTTATCTACGAAGGAAAAGATGGAGCCATCGAGGACATTATTTCAG ATCTGCGGAACAACCCTTACCGGCGCGCAGACAAGGGCCGCGGCAGCGCCAAGAAACGAGCCGCGGGGCAGAGCCTGCAGGCGACGCCGGACATCTCGCTGTGA